The following nucleotide sequence is from Kiritimatiella glycovorans.
GCATTCCGACCGCGGACGGCGTGGCAGCCGTCCCTCCCGAGTCGATATCCGACGCATTTTCGGGCACTGGGAGGGTCGGGTGCCACCCCGACCGAAAAGGGTGAAGCCATAATGAGAATCGCTGGCTCGACCGGCTTGTCCACCGCGGTCTTGAGTTCGAGGGCGATCCGTTGGCGGTTCTCGACGGTTCTCGGGCACTTCATAACAGCGTCTTGAAGCATTTTCCGCGAGCGCGCATTCAACGATGCCTGGTGCATAAGGAACGAAATATTAAGCGTTGTCTCTCCAGGCGTCATCACGGCAGCGTGAGCGACGTTTTCAAGCGTCTCCGCTCCGTGGAAGGCGAAGAAGCCGGACGTGAAGCACTCGCCGATCTGGAACGCTTTCTGAGCCGGCACAGCCACAAGGCCCTGGAATCCCTGCACGAGGCCGGTGAGGAGCTCATTACGGTTCACAAGCTGAATGCGCCGTCCACTCTACACACCACGTTGACGAACACAAACTGCATCGAGAACCCGTTCCGAAACACACGCGCAAAAATCGGGCGGGTGAAGCGTTGGCGCGCAGAGACGGATCAGGCGGAACGCTGGCTGGCCTATTCGCTTCTGAGGGCCGAGAAAGGGTTCCGTCGAATCAAAGGCTATCGTCAGATCCCGGTGCTTTTGAAATCCCTGGGCTGGCCATCGGAAGCTGTTGAGGCGTCGCTCCGCTCCGCCCTTGGCCCTCCGGGCCATCCCGCCTCCGGCGGGAACGGGCTCCACTCCACGACGCCTCACCCCCAGGCAGAGAGCGAAGCGAACTGCCGAACAGGGACTGGACAAGTGAATGACAAGGAACTACATCGAAATGAAGACCGAGACCGCCAACGAGTTTCAACAGGATTCGGGACATCCCCACGGATTATGTTCACCCCTTCATGCTCTTTATGGTGAATCCCATTCTCTCTCCCCTTACGATCTCCCGCATCCCACCTTTCCCGGGAACCCGTCCATAAAAATCCACGAATAACCAAAAATTTCAGTAGAGCCGAAGTGCATCACGATCCCGCTCAGGTCCGGATGGCTTCGTTCATGGCGCCGCAACGGGGACACTTGGCGACGGTGCGGGTACGGGAACCGACGTAAACCCGGGCGCAGCGCTCACAGCGATAGACGTGCTGGTGGGCGGTTTTTTCGCGGCGACCGTCACGCCATTCGTAGAACAGGGCGACCAGCACGAGACTGACGAGTGCGGTGCCCAGCACAAGGGCACAGAATTGACCGAGGGTGCACTCGATCATGAATCTTCCCCGTTTCCGCTCCCCGCACCCGTTCGGTAGAGCCTCATGTGCGCGGTTCGCATACCCGCCGCAGGATCGAACCGCATCCGGCGCAGAACCGACATCGCCAGGGTCGCCAGTTCTCCAGATCGCTTTTCCGGGGAATCGAGAAATACGTTGCTTACACGCCCGCTCGCATCCAACCGCAGCCGGACGGTGAATTCCCACGGGCCGGGGATTCGCCGGAAGGGCTCAAGAGCAGGGCTGTGCCGCAGTGCCGCCGCCTCGGCCGGGGGCAGAATCCTGTCGATGCGATCCTTACGGCGCGGGAGATGGATCAGGTCAGACGCGGATGCGGGTTCCGGAAGGTAAGCCCCCGCCGGCCTCCTTTGGAAGTCATGGAGGAACAAGTACGACGCGGGCCCCGCCGCCGCCTCGAGGAACGCCGTCGCCTCGGCCTTGCGCTCCTCGCCCAGACGGGCGCCCTCCTGCCCGCTTTCAAGGAATCGCCGGCTGAATCCGTAGCGCGATGGGAGCGAAAAGAGCACCGGCGACCCCAGGGTGCGTGCGGCGGCCACGGGGCTGTGTGCATCAGGGGTTCCGTTCCGCGGCGCGTGGACTATGTGCAGCCTGCGATAGACCGGGCGTACCGATCGACGCATCCGGATGTCAAAGGCCATGCCGAGGGCCAGATGGATCAGCAGGGCGAGCCCGGCTGCGGCGGGGAGCACCCATCCTCGCCCGCTGCGACGGCTTTTCCCGGCCTCCATGTTCATCTCACTTCCGAAGGCTGGCGGGTGGCGATGACGATATCCCGGATGCCTGCGGCGCGCGCGCGGTTGAACACCTCGGTCAGCCGCGCGTGCCGCGTATTCCGGTCCGCCTCGACGATCAGTTCCGTTTCGGGATCGGCCTGCACGCGTCGCGCGAACGCATCGGAGAGCCCTTCGAGCGTAACCCGCTCATCGTCGAAGAAAATCCATCCTTCGCGGGTGACCGTCAGCACCGCGGCATCGAATTTTGCGCCGTCCGCGAAGGGCGCTTCGGGAAGACTGATCCGCATCCCGGGCTGAAGCACGTACGGAGCGGTAAGAAACTGGAACGCCACGAGCAGCAGCGCGGCGTCGAACACCGCCGTGGCGAAAATACTCCAGCCCTGCGTCCGCCGCCGCCGGAGGAAATGGCGCCTGAGTTCATGTCTCAGATTGTAGGTCGGGATTTCCATGAGATTTCCGGCCTGATTCCGCTTTCGCCTCTAACGCTCGCCCTGACCATCCCCCCGGTTCTTCTTGCGCTCTTCGAGAAAGCGGATCATCTCCGCCGCCGCCTGTTCCATATCCATCACCAGGCGTTCGATGCGCGAGAGCAGCAGGTTATGGCCGGCGTAGGCCGGGATGGCCACGAGGAGGCCGGCCGCGGTCGTGAGCAGCGCGCGCCAGATTCCGCCGGTCACATCCCCCATGTGCACCAGGGGCGCATTCTGCTCCATGATCATCAGAGACTGGGCCAGCCCGACCACCGTCCCGAGCAGGCCGAGCAGCGGGCTGATCTGCGCGAGGGTCATGAGGGTCCTCAGCCTCCGTTCCAGGCGGGGAACCTCTTCAAGCCCGGCGTCCTCCACCGCGCGAACGAGCGCGTCCCGCTCGCTGTTGTGGTGGAGCAGAGCGGTGCGGGTCACGTACGCCACGGGACCCGGGGTCTGGTCGCACATCTTCACGGCCTCCGGAAGATTGTCGCGCTGCACGATCGTCTTGATGCCGCTCAGAAAATCTTCCGTCTTGATCTCGGCGCGATGAAGGTGGAAGAGGCGCTCGAAAAACAGGGCGAGCGCCGCCACGGCGGCGGTCGCGATCAGCCACCCCAGCGCGCCGGCATGTCCGATGAAGAATTCCATTTTAACTCCGCCTTTCCGGTGACTCCTGCGGACTGAATTCAGAACAACCATACGTGTTCGAGGCGGATGCGGCCAATCCTCTTCGCCGCCTCCTCGGCGGCGGGCACGCCCGCCTCGACCACGCGCTCATAAACCTTCACGGCCTGTCGCCACTCCTCCTGTCGCTCCTTCACCGTCGCGGCGTTGAAGGCCGCCCGCGTAAACCAGAGCACGGCGTCGGGAGTGGGCGGAACCTCGTCGGAGAGATAGCTGTAGACCGCGTTCATGTAGTGCGACACGGCTTCCGTCCGGTGACCGAGTTTCTCTTCGCAACGCCCGATCTTGTACTCGGCCTGGAGGCGGAGCACGGATGATGCGGAGGCACTCTTCAGAATCATCCGGTACGAATCGCGTGCCTCGCGATAGCGGGCGGGATCGTCCGCCCCCAGCGTGAACTGACAATCGCCCTTGCGGCCCCAGGCCGCGTCGGCGAGGTAGTGGTCCGGATACTCGCGGATCACCTCTTCGAACGCGAGGATGGCCCGCGGAAATTCTCCGAGTTCGGTCAGGGCGTCGCCCTGCGCAAATCGCGCCCCGGGCAGCTGCTCGCTTTCGGGGAACTGCCCGGCCAGCCGGCTGAACAGTTTCACGGCGGCGCGGAATTCGCCGCGGGCCGCGGCGGCACGGCCGGACCAGTATAAGGCGTCATCGACCAGTTCGTGCCCCTCCGCCTGATCGGCGAGCTTTTCGAACGACTCCCGGGCGGCGGCGTAATCCTGGTGGTTGAAGTAGTACTCGCCGATCCAGAAGGTGACCTCCGGCGCCCATGCCGACTCCGGGAAACGCCGGGCGAACTCGCGGCATATCTCCAGGGCCCGCTCCGGGTTCCCCAGCAGCAGGTGACAGAATCCGCGCATGAAAAAGGCCCGCTCGGCAGCCTCGCTTCCGGGATGCTCATCGCGCACCGCATCGAAGACCTCCAGGGCCTCCTCGAATCGGTTGTGCCGGTACAGAAGCAGGCCGCGCTGTTTCATGGCCTCCGCCGCCACCGAGGCGTCTTTTGCCGACTCCGCGAGTGCGGTGTAGGTCTCCAGGGCCTTTTCCCAGTCGTTTTTTTCCGACTGAATATCCCCGATGCGCAGACGCGCACGTCCGGCCAGAGGGTGGTCGGGATAGCGTGCCGCCAGCTCCCTGAACCCCTCCAGCGCCTCTTCCCGCGCGCCGGCGCGAGCCGCGGACAGATGGGCCTGATAGAGGGCCTGCGGGACGCGCGGCCCTCCCTGAACCGCCTCGGCGGCTTTGAGGTAGCGCGTCCGGGCTTCTTCGTACTGCCCGCGCCGGAAGAGGGCATCGCCGGCCTTGAACCAGGCACGGGCGCGCATTTCGGCGCCCTCCAGGGCGCGGGCGGCCTCTTCGAACGCCGGGGTGGCCTGAGCGTAACGCTGCAGATACCATAGACACCAGGCCTTGTTGTAATAGAGCCGGCCCGCGGGCGCGGAGGTCACGTCCAGCACCGCCTGGTAGGCGTCCAGCGCTTCGGCGTACTCCTCCCGCGCATAGAGCAGATCGCCGCGCACGGTCTGCAGCTCGGCGGCGATGTTCTTATCGGCGGCTCCGGCGATGGCCTCTTTCAGGAGGTCCAGCGCCTCGGGCGCCCGCCCCGAGTCCGCAAGAATCTTCGCGCGCAGCTTCCTGAGCCGGAGCCGCTGCGCAGGATCGGCGAACAGCCCGCCGGCCCGATCGAGCCGGCCCAGGGCCTCCTCGTAACGTTCGGCGCGGCGGTCATCCTCCGCGAGAAAACAGAGCGCCCGGATTCTGCGGCGGGGCAGCCCGTCCTCGCGGCCGGCCATGGTTGAGAGCGAGGCCCTCGTGGAGTCGTTCAGACGCGCATCTTCCTGGCGCAACTCGAGCTCCGCCAGCAGAAGCAGGGCCTCGCGCGCTTCCTCCCGGCCGCTGTACTGCTCCCGCACCTGCTCCAGCACCTCGCGCGCCGGCCCGTAGCGCCCGAGTTCGATGCGGACTTCCGCAAGGGCGAGGCGGTCTCCGGCCGTCACATCCCCGGAACGGTCGTCAATGAATCCGGCCAGCGTCGCCTCCGCCCGCTCCGTCCGCCCCGCCCGCCGCAGGGCCCTGAAGCGGAGGCGCCGGGCGTCCGGGAGTCGGCCGGAATCCGCAAGCACGCCGCCGTGCCGGTCCAGACATTCAAGCGCCTCGCCGGGGCGCCCGTCCTCCAGCAGCGCCGCGGCGCGCCAGTAGGCGGCCTCCGGCGCCACGCCCGCCTCCGCGGCCGCATCGACCGCGGGCAGGTTCTCGAACGCCTGCGCCGCATCCCCAAGCCCCAGCATCGCCCGCGCGTGCAGAATCCGGAACCGAAGCCTGTCTCCGGCGTCCTCCGCGGTGCGCATCGCTTCGCGCGACTGCCGGGCGGCGACGTCGTAGAGCCCGTCCTCCAGCGCCGCGCGGATGCGCCCCTCGCGCGCCGACGGTTCAGCATGCGCGACCGCCGCGGCCGCGAGGATCAACAGAAACAGCCTGAAGCCCGTGCGGATCATGTTCGCCGTAACACCTCCCGCAGGTAGCGGCCGGTGTATGAGTCCGCCGATCCGGC
It contains:
- a CDS encoding MotA/TolQ/ExbB proton channel family protein, which translates into the protein MEFFIGHAGALGWLIATAAVAALALFFERLFHLHRAEIKTEDFLSGIKTIVQRDNLPEAVKMCDQTPGPVAYVTRTALLHHNSERDALVRAVEDAGLEEVPRLERRLRTLMTLAQISPLLGLLGTVVGLAQSLMIMEQNAPLVHMGDVTGGIWRALLTTAAGLLVAIPAYAGHNLLLSRIERLVMDMEQAAAEMIRFLEERKKNRGDGQGER
- a CDS encoding ExbD/TolR family protein; translation: MEIPTYNLRHELRRHFLRRRRTQGWSIFATAVFDAALLLVAFQFLTAPYVLQPGMRISLPEAPFADGAKFDAAVLTVTREGWIFFDDERVTLEGLSDAFARRVQADPETELIVEADRNTRHARLTEVFNRARAAGIRDIVIATRQPSEVR
- a CDS encoding tetratricopeptide repeat protein; protein product: MIRTGFRLFLLILAAAAVAHAEPSAREGRIRAALEDGLYDVAARQSREAMRTAEDAGDRLRFRILHARAMLGLGDAAQAFENLPAVDAAAEAGVAPEAAYWRAAALLEDGRPGEALECLDRHGGVLADSGRLPDARRLRFRALRRAGRTERAEATLAGFIDDRSGDVTAGDRLALAEVRIELGRYGPAREVLEQVREQYSGREEAREALLLLAELELRQEDARLNDSTRASLSTMAGREDGLPRRRIRALCFLAEDDRRAERYEEALGRLDRAGGLFADPAQRLRLRKLRAKILADSGRAPEALDLLKEAIAGAADKNIAAELQTVRGDLLYAREEYAEALDAYQAVLDVTSAPAGRLYYNKAWCLWYLQRYAQATPAFEEAARALEGAEMRARAWFKAGDALFRRGQYEEARTRYLKAAEAVQGGPRVPQALYQAHLSAARAGAREEALEGFRELAARYPDHPLAGRARLRIGDIQSEKNDWEKALETYTALAESAKDASVAAEAMKQRGLLLYRHNRFEEALEVFDAVRDEHPGSEAAERAFFMRGFCHLLLGNPERALEICREFARRFPESAWAPEVTFWIGEYYFNHQDYAAARESFEKLADQAEGHELVDDALYWSGRAAAARGEFRAAVKLFSRLAGQFPESEQLPGARFAQGDALTELGEFPRAILAFEEVIREYPDHYLADAAWGRKGDCQFTLGADDPARYREARDSYRMILKSASASSVLRLQAEYKIGRCEEKLGHRTEAVSHYMNAVYSYLSDEVPPTPDAVLWFTRAAFNAATVKERQEEWRQAVKVYERVVEAGVPAAEEAAKRIGRIRLEHVWLF